Proteins encoded together in one Variovorax paradoxus EPS window:
- a CDS encoding sugar ABC transporter substrate-binding protein has translation MKFTRRTLQSAAALTLLGAIAATPALAQDKPKVALVMKSLANEFFRTMEDGAKAHNKANAAKYTLVANGIKDETDTSAQIKMVEQMVAQKINALVIAPADSKALVPVIKAAIDKGILVVNIDNQLDAAALKEKGIQVPFVGPDNRAGAKLVGDALAKELKAGDKVGIIEGVSTTFNAQQRTLGYQDAMKAANVTVVGVQSGQWEIDKGNTVAAGMMREHPDLKALLAGNDSMALGAVAAVKAAGKTGKVLVVGYDNIGAIKPMLADGRVLATADQFAAKQAVFGIETALKAIADKKKQSEMPAEVKTDVVLVTKSSK, from the coding sequence ATGAAGTTCACCCGCCGCACCCTGCAAAGCGCCGCCGCGCTCACGCTGCTGGGCGCCATCGCCGCCACGCCCGCCCTTGCACAGGACAAGCCCAAGGTGGCGCTGGTCATGAAGTCGCTGGCCAACGAGTTCTTCCGCACCATGGAAGACGGCGCCAAGGCCCACAACAAGGCCAACGCCGCGAAGTACACGCTGGTTGCCAACGGCATCAAGGACGAGACCGACACCTCCGCCCAGATCAAGATGGTCGAGCAGATGGTGGCGCAGAAGATCAATGCGCTGGTCATCGCGCCCGCCGATTCGAAGGCGCTGGTGCCCGTCATCAAGGCGGCCATCGACAAGGGCATCCTGGTGGTCAACATCGACAACCAGCTCGACGCCGCCGCGCTGAAGGAAAAGGGCATCCAGGTGCCCTTCGTCGGCCCCGACAACCGCGCGGGCGCCAAGCTGGTGGGCGATGCGCTCGCCAAGGAGCTGAAGGCGGGCGACAAGGTCGGCATCATCGAAGGCGTCTCGACCACCTTCAATGCGCAGCAGCGCACCCTTGGCTACCAGGACGCCATGAAGGCCGCCAACGTGACGGTGGTGGGCGTGCAGTCGGGCCAGTGGGAAATCGACAAGGGCAACACCGTGGCCGCCGGCATGATGCGCGAGCACCCTGATCTCAAGGCGCTGCTCGCCGGCAACGACAGCATGGCGCTCGGCGCAGTGGCTGCCGTCAAGGCCGCGGGCAAGACCGGCAAGGTGCTGGTCGTGGGCTACGACAACATCGGCGCCATCAAGCCGATGCTGGCCGACGGCCGCGTGCTCGCCACCGCCGACCAGTTCGCCGCCAAGCAGGCTGTGTTCGGCATCGAGACCGCATTGAAGGCCATCGCCGACAAGAAGAAGCAGTCGGAGATGCCCGCCGAAGTGAAGACCGACGTGGTGCTGGTCACCAAGTCGTCGAAGTAA
- a CDS encoding sugar ABC transporter ATP-binding protein, which translates to MADNDRSAPVLSLSALGKDYAAPVLDDVSIVLNAGEVLALTGENGAGKSTLSKIVCGLVQPTRGQMLLDGKPFQPGSRRDAERLGVRMVMQELGLVTTLSVAENLLLDRLPNKTGWIRKAKLYELASRQLAKIGMENIDPATPVARLGIGQQQMVEIARNLQDDTRVLVLDEPTAMLTPRETSHLFEQIELLKARGVAIVYVSHRLEELQRIADRVAVLRDGKLVDVRAMAGVRESELVQRMVGRAVHEHEGRDRRVAGPVLLSARGLGRAQMVRDVDLDLHAGEIMGLAGLVGSGRTELVRLLFGADRADRGEISLYDAKTGAEPVQHVRKGWRSPMQAIRAGIGLVTEDRKSQGLLLTQSIRVNATLSDLGAISHAGWLQRAKERSIARQLVDLLRIRSRSIEQPVATLSGGNQQKVVFARWLHRECKVLLLDEPTRGVDVGARADLYAELDRMTDAGKALLMVSSDLRELMAMCDRIGVMSAGKLVAVFERGEWSEQSLLAAAFSDATGRPSASAPSFSSDSNLAQPATAETP; encoded by the coding sequence ATGGCTGATAACGATCGCAGCGCCCCGGTGCTCTCGCTGAGTGCGCTCGGCAAGGACTACGCGGCGCCGGTGCTGGACGACGTCTCGATCGTCCTGAACGCAGGCGAAGTGCTCGCCCTCACGGGTGAGAACGGCGCCGGCAAGAGCACGCTCTCCAAGATCGTCTGCGGCCTGGTGCAGCCCACGCGCGGCCAGATGCTGCTGGACGGCAAGCCGTTCCAGCCCGGTTCGCGCCGCGATGCCGAGCGCCTGGGCGTTCGCATGGTGATGCAGGAGCTGGGGCTGGTCACCACGCTGTCGGTGGCCGAGAACCTGCTGCTCGACCGCCTGCCCAACAAGACCGGCTGGATCCGCAAGGCCAAGCTCTACGAGCTGGCTTCGCGCCAGCTCGCCAAGATCGGCATGGAGAACATCGACCCGGCCACGCCCGTCGCACGGCTGGGCATCGGCCAGCAGCAGATGGTGGAAATCGCGCGCAACCTGCAGGACGACACGCGCGTGCTGGTGCTCGACGAGCCCACCGCGATGCTCACGCCGCGCGAAACCTCGCACCTCTTCGAGCAGATCGAACTGCTGAAGGCGCGCGGCGTGGCGATCGTCTACGTGTCGCACCGCCTGGAGGAACTTCAGCGCATCGCCGACCGGGTGGCGGTGCTGCGCGACGGCAAGCTGGTGGACGTGCGCGCCATGGCCGGCGTTCGCGAATCCGAGCTGGTGCAGCGCATGGTCGGCCGCGCGGTGCACGAGCACGAAGGGCGCGACCGCCGCGTCGCCGGGCCGGTGCTGCTGAGCGCGCGCGGCCTCGGCCGGGCGCAGATGGTGCGCGATGTCGACCTCGACCTGCACGCCGGTGAAATCATGGGCCTCGCCGGCCTGGTCGGCTCGGGCCGGACCGAGCTGGTGCGCCTCCTGTTCGGCGCCGATCGCGCGGACCGCGGCGAAATTTCTCTCTACGACGCGAAGACCGGTGCAGAGCCGGTGCAACACGTGCGCAAGGGCTGGCGCTCGCCGATGCAGGCGATCCGTGCCGGCATCGGCCTCGTCACCGAAGACCGCAAATCGCAGGGCCTCTTGCTCACGCAATCGATCCGCGTCAACGCGACGCTCAGCGACCTGGGCGCGATCTCGCACGCCGGCTGGCTGCAGCGCGCCAAGGAACGCAGCATCGCGCGGCAACTGGTGGACTTGCTGCGCATCCGCTCGCGCAGCATCGAACAGCCGGTGGCCACGCTCAGCGGCGGCAACCAGCAGAAGGTGGTGTTCGCGCGCTGGCTGCATCGCGAATGCAAAGTGCTGCTGCTGGACGAACCCACGCGCGGCGTCGACGTCGGTGCGCGCGCCGACCTGTACGCCGAACTCGATCGCATGACCGACGCCGGCAAGGCGCTCCTGATGGTGTCGAGCGACCTGCGCGAACTGATGGCCATGTGCGACCGCATCGGCGTGATGAGCGCCGGCAAATTGGTCGCGGTGTTCGAGCGCGGTGAATGGAGCGAACAATCGCTGCTCGCCGCCGCCTTCAGCGACGCGACCGGACGCCCCTCCGCCTCAGCCCCCTCTTTCTCTTCCGATTCGAACCTGGCCCAACCGGCCACTGCCGAGACACCATGA
- a CDS encoding ABC transporter permease: MNAAAASTSNPRTSALKGQLGTYLGLTVVLVGMVALFGSMSEYFLTRDTFISIANEIPALAVMAVGMTFVLIIAGIDLSVGSVLALSAAVTAAAILEWKLSVPLAAALGLATGLICGTVTGAVSVAWRLPSFIVSLGMLEAVRGGAYLVTDSRTQYVGDAISGLAAPWIGGISAAFVLAVVLVVVGQMVLTRTVFGRHVVGIGTNEEAMRLAGVDPRPIRIIVFAVTGLLAGLAGLMQSARLEAADPNAGVGIELQVIAAVVIGGTSLMGGRGSVVNTFFGVLIIAVLEAGLAQVGASEPSKRIITGAVIVVAVIIDTLRQRRADRRLA, encoded by the coding sequence ATGAACGCAGCCGCAGCCTCGACTTCCAATCCGCGCACCTCCGCACTGAAGGGCCAACTGGGCACCTACCTCGGCCTCACGGTCGTGCTGGTGGGCATGGTCGCGCTCTTCGGCTCGATGAGCGAATACTTCCTCACGCGCGACACCTTCATCTCGATTGCCAACGAAATCCCCGCGCTCGCGGTGATGGCGGTGGGCATGACCTTCGTGCTGATCATCGCGGGCATCGATCTGTCGGTCGGCTCGGTGCTCGCGCTCAGCGCGGCCGTGACGGCCGCGGCCATCCTCGAATGGAAGCTTTCGGTTCCTCTCGCGGCCGCACTCGGCCTCGCCACCGGCCTGATCTGCGGCACGGTGACCGGTGCGGTGTCGGTCGCATGGCGGCTGCCGAGCTTCATCGTTTCGCTGGGCATGCTCGAAGCGGTGCGCGGCGGCGCTTACCTCGTGACGGACTCACGCACGCAGTACGTGGGCGATGCGATCTCTGGCCTCGCCGCGCCGTGGATCGGCGGCATTTCGGCCGCCTTCGTGCTCGCGGTGGTGCTGGTCGTCGTCGGGCAGATGGTGCTCACGCGCACGGTCTTCGGCCGGCATGTGGTGGGCATCGGCACGAACGAAGAAGCGATGCGCCTGGCGGGTGTCGATCCGCGGCCGATCCGCATCATCGTGTTCGCCGTCACCGGTCTTCTTGCGGGGCTTGCGGGCCTGATGCAGTCGGCGCGGCTCGAAGCGGCCGACCCGAACGCAGGCGTCGGCATCGAGCTGCAGGTGATCGCGGCCGTGGTCATCGGCGGCACCAGCCTCATGGGCGGGCGCGGTTCGGTGGTCAACACCTTCTTCGGCGTGCTGATCATCGCGGTGCTCGAGGCGGGCCTGGCGCAGGTGGGCGCGAGCGAGCCGAGCAAGCGGATCATCACCGGGGCGGTGATCGTGGTTGCGGTGATCATCGACACCTTGCGCCAGCGCCGCGCGGACCGCCGCCTGGCCTGA
- a CDS encoding LacI family DNA-binding transcriptional regulator, translating to MATIKDVALRAGVSVTTVSHVVNDTRHVSAKGRERVELAIRELGYVPNAMARSLKSNTTSTLGMLIPNSSNPYFAEIVRIVEDRCFGAGYTLVLCNTDDEPRRQSVYLQVLAERRIDGLIVVSTGDDDSLVTQLQGLRIPTVLVDREIADPSCDLVETAHMQGGLLAVRHLLSLGHKRIACLGGPEGLTPSEQRIEGWRMALAEAGTTPNADALLWRGAFTSQSGYEAMHAILRTEHPPSAVFVCNDLMAIGALRAAHESGVHVPDELSIVGFDDIELSAYTSPPLTTVAQPKERIGALAVDMLLERVSGKRRDARKVVLQPELRVRASTARHASFKEPAAPATESPSTENRKSRTP from the coding sequence ATGGCCACCATCAAGGACGTCGCGCTGCGCGCCGGAGTCTCCGTCACCACCGTCTCGCACGTGGTCAACGACACGCGCCATGTGAGCGCCAAGGGCCGCGAGCGCGTCGAGCTCGCCATTCGCGAACTGGGCTATGTGCCGAACGCGATGGCGCGCAGCCTGAAGAGCAACACCACCTCGACGCTCGGGATGCTGATCCCGAACAGTTCCAACCCCTACTTCGCAGAGATCGTGCGCATCGTGGAAGACCGGTGCTTCGGCGCCGGCTACACGCTGGTGCTGTGCAACACCGACGACGAGCCCCGCCGCCAGAGCGTTTACCTGCAGGTGCTGGCCGAGCGCCGCATCGACGGGCTGATCGTGGTGTCGACGGGCGACGACGATTCGCTCGTCACTCAGCTACAGGGCCTGCGCATTCCGACGGTGCTGGTCGACCGCGAGATCGCCGACCCGAGCTGCGACCTGGTGGAAACCGCGCACATGCAGGGCGGCCTGCTCGCGGTGCGGCACCTGCTGTCGCTCGGCCACAAGCGCATCGCCTGCCTCGGCGGCCCCGAGGGCCTCACGCCCAGCGAGCAGCGCATCGAAGGCTGGCGCATGGCGCTGGCCGAGGCCGGAACCACACCGAACGCCGATGCGCTGCTGTGGCGCGGCGCCTTCACCAGCCAGAGCGGCTACGAGGCGATGCACGCCATCCTTCGCACCGAGCATCCGCCGTCGGCCGTGTTCGTCTGCAACGACCTGATGGCCATCGGCGCCCTGCGCGCCGCGCATGAAAGCGGCGTGCATGTGCCCGACGAGCTGTCGATCGTCGGCTTCGACGACATCGAACTCTCGGCCTACACCAGCCCGCCGCTCACCACCGTCGCGCAGCCCAAGGAGCGCATCGGCGCACTGGCGGTCGACATGCTGCTGGAGCGCGTGAGCGGCAAGCGGCGCGATGCGCGCAAGGTGGTGCTGCAACCCGAGTTGCGCGTGCGCGCCTCGACCGCGCGCCATGCGAGCTTCAAGGAGCCGGCCGCACCGGCCACCGAATCGCCTTCAACGGAAAACCGAAAGTCCCGCACCCCGTGA
- the rbsK gene encoding ribokinase, whose amino-acid sequence MSPKPSSRSPEPPQIVVLGSLNMDLVLRVPHAPAAGETLIGHSIANIPGGKGANQAVSCAREGAQVRMIGCVGDDAHGRALRESLERDGIDTAALRTVEGEPTGTALILVEDSGQNRIVIIPGANARVEIDEAAMLGQLQGAAFLVTQFETPMDQIARAISVAHEAGCKVLLNPSPVQAIAEPLWSRIDTLVVNEIEAETLCGQSADSPQDAARAGRALRAKGIARVVVTLGSRGAVAVDADGARHHPAPKVQAVDTTAAGDTFLGALAVALGEGQSFDEAVRLGIRAAALCIQQPGAQPSIPQRDAVLQSPLPPDWITL is encoded by the coding sequence GTGAGTCCGAAGCCTTCTTCCCGCAGTCCCGAGCCACCGCAAATCGTGGTGCTCGGCAGCCTCAACATGGACCTGGTGCTGCGCGTCCCCCACGCACCGGCCGCGGGCGAAACCCTGATCGGCCATTCGATCGCCAACATCCCCGGCGGCAAGGGCGCCAACCAGGCCGTGAGCTGCGCGCGCGAAGGCGCTCAGGTACGCATGATCGGCTGCGTGGGCGACGATGCCCACGGCCGAGCGCTGCGCGAATCGCTGGAGCGCGACGGCATCGACACCGCTGCGCTGCGCACGGTCGAGGGCGAGCCCACGGGCACGGCGCTGATCCTGGTGGAAGACAGCGGCCAGAACCGCATCGTGATCATTCCCGGCGCCAATGCGCGGGTCGAAATCGATGAAGCGGCGATGCTTGGGCAACTGCAGGGCGCGGCCTTTCTGGTGACGCAGTTCGAGACGCCGATGGACCAGATCGCACGCGCCATTTCGGTGGCGCACGAGGCGGGCTGCAAGGTGCTGCTGAATCCATCGCCGGTGCAGGCGATTGCCGAACCGCTCTGGTCGCGCATCGACACACTGGTGGTCAACGAGATCGAGGCCGAGACGCTGTGCGGCCAATCGGCCGACAGCCCGCAGGACGCCGCGCGGGCGGGCCGGGCGCTGCGCGCCAAGGGCATCGCGCGCGTGGTCGTCACGCTCGGTTCGCGCGGCGCGGTGGCGGTCGATGCCGACGGCGCGCGCCACCATCCCGCGCCGAAGGTGCAGGCGGTCGACACCACCGCCGCGGGCGACACTTTTCTGGGCGCGCTCGCCGTGGCACTGGGCGAAGGCCAATCCTTCGACGAAGCCGTGCGCCTGGGCATCCGCGCCGCGGCGCTCTGCATCCAGCAGCCCGGCGCCCAACCGTCCATTCCGCAGCGCGACGCCGTGCTGCAGAGTCCCCTGCCTCCCGACTGGATCACGCTGTGA
- the rbsD gene encoding D-ribose pyranase has protein sequence MKRSPLLHAELSQVIAALGHGDMVVIGDAGLPIPEGPKRIDLALTPGIPRVADVLKAVLSEMQVERALLAREAVEQLPGGTLPAWCEGQLAVVPETISHEELKRLSARAKAVIRTGECTPYANIVLCAGVTF, from the coding sequence GTGAAACGCTCTCCCCTGCTGCATGCCGAACTCTCGCAAGTGATTGCCGCGTTGGGGCACGGCGACATGGTGGTCATCGGCGATGCGGGCCTGCCGATTCCCGAGGGCCCGAAGCGCATCGACCTCGCGCTCACGCCCGGCATTCCGCGCGTCGCGGACGTGCTCAAGGCCGTGCTGTCGGAGATGCAGGTGGAGCGTGCGCTGTTGGCGCGCGAGGCGGTGGAGCAACTGCCCGGCGGCACGCTGCCCGCATGGTGCGAAGGCCAGCTGGCCGTGGTGCCGGAGACGATCTCGCACGAGGAGCTCAAGCGCCTGAGCGCGCGCGCCAAGGCGGTGATCCGCACCGGCGAATGCACGCCCTACGCCAATATCGTGTTGTGCGCGGGCGTGACGTTCTAA
- a CDS encoding MOSC domain-containing protein: MSQPVFDLEATIARLFVYPVKSCAGVELNEMLLTETGLEFDRAWMVVDANGEFVTQRQIPRMALIKPQMKHMEVVLRAPGMLALHLAFDRVEKPVRVRVWKDEVAAYDMGDIAAQWFSDFLSEPGKPQTLRLVRFDPEHKRLSSLKWTDGVEALNQFADGYPLLVASEGSLAELNERLAAAGHEAVGIERFRPNIVLAGIESHDEDRVDALHVTTGEGEAELRPVKPCTRCPIPDIDPTTAVSSPEVGNVLRTYRADARVDGGITFGMNCIVVQGVEYTLKVGQTVGANYRFE; encoded by the coding sequence GTGTCGCAGCCCGTTTTCGACCTCGAAGCCACCATCGCGCGCCTGTTCGTCTACCCCGTCAAGTCGTGTGCCGGTGTCGAACTCAATGAAATGCTGTTGACCGAAACCGGTCTCGAGTTCGACCGGGCCTGGATGGTGGTCGATGCCAACGGCGAGTTCGTCACCCAGCGCCAGATTCCGCGCATGGCGCTGATCAAGCCGCAGATGAAGCACATGGAGGTGGTGCTGCGCGCCCCCGGCATGCTGGCCCTGCACCTGGCCTTCGACCGCGTCGAGAAGCCCGTCCGCGTGCGGGTGTGGAAAGACGAAGTCGCCGCCTACGACATGGGCGACATCGCCGCCCAGTGGTTCAGCGATTTCCTCTCCGAGCCCGGCAAACCGCAGACCCTCCGGCTGGTGCGCTTCGATCCCGAACACAAGCGCCTGTCGAGCCTGAAATGGACCGATGGCGTCGAGGCGCTGAACCAGTTCGCCGACGGCTATCCGCTGCTGGTGGCGAGCGAGGGTTCGCTGGCAGAACTCAACGAGCGGCTTGCAGCGGCGGGGCACGAGGCGGTCGGCATCGAACGTTTCCGGCCCAACATCGTGCTGGCCGGCATCGAGTCGCACGACGAGGACCGCGTCGATGCGCTGCATGTCACGACCGGTGAAGGCGAAGCCGAGCTCAGGCCGGTCAAGCCCTGCACGCGCTGCCCGATTCCGGACATCGACCCGACCACCGCCGTCAGCAGCCCTGAGGTCGGCAATGTGCTGCGCACCTACCGCGCGGACGCGCGCGTCGATGGCGGCATCACCTTCGGCATGAACTGCATCGTGGTGCAGGGCGTCGAATACACGCTCAAGGTCGGGCAGACCGTGGGCGCGAACTACCGGTTCGAGTGA
- a CDS encoding FAD-dependent monooxygenase, with amino-acid sequence MALPPEVCIRGAGIVGRTLALLLARERVRVALVVPPAAEGKQDIRAYALNTASRTLLESLRAWPDAAHATPVREMLVHGDEGGRVQFSAARQKVDALAWIVDVPALEQQLADAVRFQPQIEVVTEPVPAPLTVVCEGKASATREALGVSYEVTRYPQHAVAARLEAEQSHDGIARQWFNEKGEVLALLPLGGTHGKTVALVWSVDQLRAPALLAQSDEEFNAAVTEASHGALGALKLASERAAWPLARAIADRWTGAMSGQTGRSWALAGDAAHTVHPLAGQGLNLGLADAAALAEVIKTRDYWRSVGDARLLRRYERARRADVLQMSLATDGLQQLFSHNLGPLPALRNWGMRGFDRTRLVKHWITAQAMGLKA; translated from the coding sequence ATGGCCCTCCCCCCAGAAGTTTGCATTCGCGGCGCCGGCATCGTCGGCCGTACGCTGGCCCTGCTGCTCGCACGCGAGCGCGTGCGCGTGGCGCTGGTGGTGCCGCCCGCCGCAGAAGGCAAGCAGGACATCCGCGCCTACGCGCTCAACACAGCCTCCCGCACCCTCCTCGAATCGCTGCGCGCCTGGCCCGATGCGGCCCATGCCACGCCGGTGCGCGAGATGCTGGTGCACGGCGACGAAGGCGGCCGCGTGCAGTTCAGCGCGGCGCGCCAGAAGGTCGATGCACTGGCATGGATCGTCGATGTGCCGGCGCTCGAACAGCAACTGGCCGACGCAGTGCGCTTCCAGCCCCAGATCGAAGTCGTGACCGAGCCCGTGCCCGCGCCGCTTACGGTCGTGTGCGAAGGCAAGGCCAGCGCCACGCGCGAGGCGCTCGGCGTGAGCTACGAGGTCACGCGCTATCCGCAGCATGCGGTGGCCGCCCGCCTCGAAGCCGAGCAGTCGCACGACGGCATCGCGCGCCAGTGGTTCAACGAGAAGGGCGAAGTGCTCGCGCTGCTGCCGTTGGGCGGCACGCACGGCAAGACGGTCGCGCTGGTGTGGTCCGTCGACCAGCTCCGGGCCCCCGCCCTGCTCGCGCAGAGCGACGAAGAATTCAACGCCGCAGTGACCGAGGCCAGCCATGGCGCGCTCGGTGCGCTCAAGCTCGCGAGCGAGCGCGCGGCCTGGCCGCTCGCTCGCGCCATCGCCGACCGCTGGACCGGCGCGATGTCCGGGCAGACGGGCCGGTCATGGGCACTCGCGGGCGATGCGGCCCACACGGTGCACCCGCTCGCGGGCCAGGGCCTGAACCTCGGCTTGGCCGATGCGGCCGCCTTGGCCGAGGTGATCAAGACCCGCGACTACTGGCGCAGCGTGGGCGATGCGCGCCTCTTGCGCCGCTACGAACGCGCCCGCCGGGCCGACGTGCTGCAGATGAGCCTCGCCACCGACGGCCTGCAGCAACTCTTCTCGCACAACCTGGGCCCGCTGCCCGCGTTGCGCAACTGGGGCATGCGTGGCTTCGACCGCACGCGCCTCGTCAAGCACTGGATCACCGCGCAAGCCATGGGCTTGAAGGCATAA
- a CDS encoding DsbC family protein, with protein MTLARTLLLAACTLGAAMAATAGEAEIRKNLPASIPQFPPIDEVSKSPVNGLYEVRVNGSQIFYTDEQGSYLIQGNLIDVKTRRNLTEERVEKLSEVAFDKLPLKDSIKIVRGNGKRKLAVFEDPNCGYCKRFEKDMKTIDNVTVYLFLYPVLGADSTIKSRDIWCSKDKGKAWGDWMEGGTKPTTAASSCDVTALQRNVEFGRKYNITGTPTLIFSNGTRTPGAIPAEQVEKQLAASAS; from the coding sequence ATGACCCTCGCACGAACCCTCCTCCTGGCCGCCTGCACGCTGGGCGCGGCCATGGCCGCCACCGCCGGCGAAGCCGAGATCCGCAAGAACCTGCCGGCCAGCATCCCGCAGTTCCCGCCGATCGACGAAGTCTCGAAGTCGCCGGTCAACGGCCTCTACGAAGTGCGGGTGAACGGCTCGCAGATCTTCTACACCGACGAGCAGGGCAGCTACCTGATCCAGGGCAACCTGATCGACGTGAAGACGCGCCGCAACCTCACCGAGGAGCGCGTCGAGAAGCTCAGCGAAGTCGCGTTCGACAAGCTGCCGCTGAAGGACTCGATCAAGATCGTGCGCGGCAACGGCAAGCGCAAGCTGGCGGTGTTCGAAGACCCGAACTGCGGCTACTGCAAGCGCTTCGAAAAAGACATGAAGACGATCGACAACGTCACCGTCTACCTGTTCCTCTACCCGGTGCTCGGCGCCGATTCGACGATCAAGTCGCGCGACATCTGGTGCAGCAAGGACAAGGGCAAGGCCTGGGGCGACTGGATGGAAGGCGGCACCAAGCCCACCACCGCGGCAAGCAGCTGCGACGTGACGGCGCTGCAGCGCAACGTCGAATTCGGCCGCAAGTACAACATCACCGGCACGCCCACGCTGATCTTCAGCAACGGCACCCGCACGCCGGGCGCCATTCCCGCAGAGCAGGTCGAGAAGCAACTCGCCGCTTCCGCCAGCTGA